One window of Mixophyes fleayi isolate aMixFle1 chromosome 3, aMixFle1.hap1, whole genome shotgun sequence genomic DNA carries:
- the POU3F2 gene encoding POU domain, class 3, transcription factor 2, with amino-acid sequence MATTASNHYNLLSSSSSIVHAEPGGMQQASGYRDAQTLLQSDYTLQSNGHPLSHAHQWITALSHGDGTPWSTSPLGQQDIKPTVQPSREELHNAGSLQHQGRGPHLVHPAHGNHHSAGAWRTTTSAHLPSMASTNGQGLIYSQPTFTVNGMINPGSGQGMHHHGLRDAHEEHHGDHGHQQQPQPQQQQQQHSQHQGHHDHSDEDTPTSDDLEQFAKQFKQRRIKLGFTQADVGLALGTLYGNVFSQTTICRFEALQLSFKNMCKLKPLLNKWLEEADSSSGSPTSIDKIAAQGRKRKKRTSIEVSVKGALESHFLKCPKPSAQEITSLADSLQLEKEVVRVWFCNRRQKEKRMTPPGGTIPGAEDVYGASRDTPPHHGVQTPVQ; translated from the coding sequence ATGGCGACCACAGCGTCTAACCACTACAACCTGCTGAGCTCCAGCTCTTCCATCGTGCATGCGGAGCCCGGTGGCATGCAGCAGGCTTCCGGATACAGGGATGCACAGACTCTGCTGCAGAGCGATTACACGCTGCAGAGTAATGGGCACCCCCTAAGCCACGCACACCAGTGGATCACAGCTCTGTCTCACGGGGATGGAACACCCTGGTCCACTAGTCCCTTGGGCCAACAGGACATAAAGCCCACCGTGCAGCCCAGCAGGGAGGAGCTGCACAACGCTGGTTCGTTACAGCACCAGGGTAGAGGTCCTCATCTGGTGCACCCAGCACACGGGAACCACCATAGTGCAGGGGCATGGAGGACCACCACCTCAGCTCACTTGCCCAGCATGGCATCCACCAACGGCCAGGGTCTGATCTACTCCCAGCCCACCTTCACGGTGAATGGCATGATAAACCCAGGCTCTGGGCAAGGCATGCATCACCACGGGCTGAGGGATGCCCATGAGGAACACCACGGCGACCACGGCCATCAACAGCAGCCTCagcctcagcagcagcagcagcagcactccCAACACCAGGGACATCACGACCACTCAGATGAGGATACCCCAACTTCGGATGATCTGGAGCAGTTTGCCAAGCAGTTCAAGCAAAGGAGAATCAAACTGGGATTTACGCAAGCTGACGTTGGACTGGCTCTGGGCACCCTGTATGGCAATGTTTTCTCCCAGACAACCATATGCAGGTTCGAGGCCCTGCAACTGAGCTTTAAGAACATGTGCAAGCTCAAGCCTTTGTTGAACAAGTGGCTGGAAGAGGCGGACTCGTCCTCTGGAAGCCCCACCAGTATAGACAAGATAGCAGCTCaggggagaaaaagaaaaaagaggaccTCTATTGAGGTTAGCGTGAAGGGGGCTTTGGAAAGTCATTTCCTTAAGTGTCCCAAGCCATCTGCCCAGGAAATCACCTCACTTGCGGACAGTCTACAGTTAGAAAAGGAGGTGGTCAGAGTTTGGTTTTGTAACAGGAGACAGAAAGAGAAACGGATGACACCACCGGGAGGGACTATTCCAGGGGCAGAGGATGTATATGGGGCTAGCAGAGACACACCACCACACCACGGAGTTCAGACTCCTGTACAGTGA